Proteins encoded in a region of the Oncorhynchus gorbuscha isolate QuinsamMale2020 ecotype Even-year linkage group LG16, OgorEven_v1.0, whole genome shotgun sequence genome:
- the gfra4b gene encoding GDNF family receptor alpha-4 isoform X1, translating into MDLWGVYLFHLVFIALHEVLSAGRDCLVAGDSCSSDETCSPRLRTLRQCVAGDGSMKLGPGARSQCANAVSALISSPLHGCQCKRGMKKEKNCLSIYWSLHQSVIHGLNLVESYPYKAVERDYYSVRLASITADSEANVATVNRCLDAAKACNVDDLCQKLRTEYVSACIKPLAKSGLCNKAKCNKALRRFFDRVPPAYTHELLFCPCTDMACAERRRQTIVPGCSYEGSDKPSCLIQMSMCKGDYVCRSRLAQFQYDCQPAESSANSCKQGNYGACLLAYTGLIGSSITPNYMDNSTSSVAPWCSCSASGNQRVECSDFLEYFTNNVCLGNALLAFGSGTDVMPTSSELRHLSPATGRESHAINPLPDTVETTRNIPESIITTQASGNDRLWRDSTLPSDGLPNSAHALGLLPPTSFTGLLVLPLVLYGH; encoded by the exons CCCTGCATGAGGTCCTGTCTGCAGGCAGAGACTGTCTGGTGGCGGGGGACTCATGCTCCAGCGACGAGACCTGCAGCCCACGTCTGCGGACCCTGCGTCAGTGCGTGGCGGGCGACGGCAGCATGAAGCTGGGCCCCGGGGCCCGGAGCCAGTGCGCCAACGCCGTCTCAGCCCTGATTTCCAGCCCCCTGCATGGCTGCCAGTGCAAACGGGgcatgaagaaggagaagaaCTGCCTCAGCATCTACTGGAGTCTCCATCAGTCTGTCATACACG GACTCAACCTGGTAGAGAGTTACCCTTACAAAGCCGTGGAGAGAGACTACTACTCCGTTCGTCTGGCCTCCATCACGGCTG ACTCTGAGGCCAATGTGGCGACGGTGAACCGTTGCCTGGACGCAGCCAAGGCGTGTAATGTTGACGACCTGTGCCAGAAGCTCCGCACAGAGTACGTATCTGCCTGCATCAAACCCTTGGCCAAGTCGGGCCTCTGCAACAAGGCCAAGTGTAATAAGGCCCTACGCCGGTTCTTTGATCGCGTCCCTCCAGCCTACACACATGAGCTGCTTTTCTGCCCTTGCACGGACATGGCGTGCGCCGAGCGACGCAGGCAAACCATTGTCCCCGGCTGCTCCTATGAGGGTTCAGACAAACCCAGCTGCCTCATACAGATGAGTATGTGCAAGGGTGACTATGTGTGCAG GTCCCGTCTGGCTCAGTTCCAGTACGACTGCCAACCAGCCGAGTCGTCTGCCAACAGCTGCAAGCAGGGGAACTATGGAGCCTGTCTACTTGCCTACACAGGCCTGATAG GCAGTTCGATAACTCCCAACTATATGGATAACTCCACATCTAGCGTGGCCCCGTGGTGCTCCTGCTCTGCCAGCGGAAACCAGAGAGTAGAGTGCTCCGACTTCCTGGAATACTTCACCAACAACGTCTGTCTCG GGAATGCTCTCCTGGCGTTTGGGAGCGGGACAGACGTGATGCCCACGTCCAGCGAATTGAGACACCTCAGCCCAGCCACTGGCAGAGAGAGCCATGCCATCAACCCTCTGCCTGATACTGTGGAGACCACACGGAACATTCCGGAATCAATTATTACAACACAG GCCAGCGGAAATGACCGATTGTGGAGAGATTCTACCCTCCCGTCAGATGGGCTCCCAAACTCTGCCCACGCACTTGGCCTACTGCCTCCAACTTCCTTTACTGGCCTTTTGGTCCTACCTCTGGTCTTATATGGTCACTAA
- the gfra4b gene encoding GDNF family receptor alpha-4 isoform X2, which translates to MDLWGVYLFHLVFIALHEVLSAGRDCLVAGDSCSSDETCSPRLRTLRQCVAGDGSMKLGPGARSQCANAVSALISSPLHGCQCKRGMKKEKNCLSIYWSLHQSVIHGLNLVESYPYKAVERDYYSVRLASITADSEANVATVNRCLDAAKACNVDDLCQKLRTESRLAQFQYDCQPAESSANSCKQGNYGACLLAYTGLIGSSITPNYMDNSTSSVAPWCSCSASGNQRVECSDFLEYFTNNVCLGNALLAFGSGTDVMPTSSELRHLSPATGRESHAINPLPDTVETTRNIPESIITTQASGNDRLWRDSTLPSDGLPNSAHALGLLPPTSFTGLLVLPLVLYGH; encoded by the exons CCCTGCATGAGGTCCTGTCTGCAGGCAGAGACTGTCTGGTGGCGGGGGACTCATGCTCCAGCGACGAGACCTGCAGCCCACGTCTGCGGACCCTGCGTCAGTGCGTGGCGGGCGACGGCAGCATGAAGCTGGGCCCCGGGGCCCGGAGCCAGTGCGCCAACGCCGTCTCAGCCCTGATTTCCAGCCCCCTGCATGGCTGCCAGTGCAAACGGGgcatgaagaaggagaagaaCTGCCTCAGCATCTACTGGAGTCTCCATCAGTCTGTCATACACG GACTCAACCTGGTAGAGAGTTACCCTTACAAAGCCGTGGAGAGAGACTACTACTCCGTTCGTCTGGCCTCCATCACGGCTG ACTCTGAGGCCAATGTGGCGACGGTGAACCGTTGCCTGGACGCAGCCAAGGCGTGTAATGTTGACGACCTGTGCCAGAAGCTCCGCACAGA GTCCCGTCTGGCTCAGTTCCAGTACGACTGCCAACCAGCCGAGTCGTCTGCCAACAGCTGCAAGCAGGGGAACTATGGAGCCTGTCTACTTGCCTACACAGGCCTGATAG GCAGTTCGATAACTCCCAACTATATGGATAACTCCACATCTAGCGTGGCCCCGTGGTGCTCCTGCTCTGCCAGCGGAAACCAGAGAGTAGAGTGCTCCGACTTCCTGGAATACTTCACCAACAACGTCTGTCTCG GGAATGCTCTCCTGGCGTTTGGGAGCGGGACAGACGTGATGCCCACGTCCAGCGAATTGAGACACCTCAGCCCAGCCACTGGCAGAGAGAGCCATGCCATCAACCCTCTGCCTGATACTGTGGAGACCACACGGAACATTCCGGAATCAATTATTACAACACAG GCCAGCGGAAATGACCGATTGTGGAGAGATTCTACCCTCCCGTCAGATGGGCTCCCAAACTCTGCCCACGCACTTGGCCTACTGCCTCCAACTTCCTTTACTGGCCTTTTGGTCCTACCTCTGGTCTTATATGGTCACTAA